The following are from one region of the Prevotella communis genome:
- a CDS encoding C13 family peptidase, whose amino-acid sequence MIKILFEKLLTLLHYREGLGMGLLLMLSSCSSDDSSSSPSVTTQTYKVAVIMESGEQARWERTAKWALENIAEAQYGMTDRVALQLTFKSQDDSDIEQYMQQVAEDTTIVAVVGPTTSACAEKMAIALSKRKTYNKPMITPSCTQVEYQRKFSTVPYVWNMAEGDIAQLEVLLSGIASTLYSQHSVMLLCADDGNGEARNAYAEWFGFIAEEYGLTVDGVYLYKNETDLRRYVHEFCGTDGRMGSKYLLFNPSSPEMALALDDEMGKVKAAVPEGKYFYTPKIRCSDAFVSQQIAATVKNATYEGVDLYASPESGFNQAYCQRFGQELVNGEAQFYDGLCLVAYAAALSLKKGISLNDAILAVVDGRDGKGGAWLPADMARNFEQLSQGWTPDIDGVSSSWTFDVKTHTSVCGSTFRRWRLYDGQYLTTEYLSTEGSRRTTSSKTMWDWTASHMQSFSAEEGNGLSYPALDDRWALLIAASKGWANYRFQSDVFAMYQLLRQHGYADDHIVLICEDDVAHHANNPHPGELRISDTGANVYDAAAIDYRLSDLKPDDIGDILAGRASDRLPQVLHPDADDNVFVFWSSHGSPGSMDFGGSQRMFYQTMRDILESTPHRKLLFTIEACYSGGLGDYCQGLPGTLFITAANPYETSHADVWSEDVGVYLSNGFTRGFQEAIAQNPTISLRDLYYTLAAHTTGSHVKVYNAPLFGSVYSNTMAEYLTTR is encoded by the coding sequence ATGATAAAGATACTGTTTGAAAAACTACTTACTCTCCTCCATTACAGGGAGGGGCTGGGGATGGGTCTGTTGTTGATGCTCTCCTCATGTTCCTCCGACGATTCATCGTCTTCGCCCTCTGTCACTACCCAGACCTACAAGGTGGCGGTCATCATGGAAAGCGGTGAACAGGCGCGCTGGGAGCGCACGGCCAAGTGGGCATTGGAGAATATCGCTGAGGCGCAGTATGGCATGACTGATAGGGTGGCGTTGCAACTGACCTTCAAGAGTCAGGACGACAGCGACATTGAGCAGTATATGCAACAGGTCGCTGAGGATACAACCATCGTGGCTGTCGTTGGTCCCACCACATCGGCCTGTGCCGAAAAGATGGCTATAGCGTTGAGTAAACGCAAGACATATAATAAACCGATGATTACACCATCGTGTACGCAGGTGGAATATCAGCGCAAGTTTTCCACTGTACCATACGTCTGGAACATGGCCGAGGGCGACATCGCCCAGTTGGAGGTTCTGCTGTCGGGCATAGCCAGTACGCTCTACAGCCAACATTCCGTGATGCTGCTCTGTGCCGATGATGGCAACGGGGAGGCCCGTAATGCTTATGCTGAGTGGTTCGGATTCATTGCCGAAGAATATGGACTGACGGTTGATGGTGTCTATCTGTACAAGAACGAAACCGACCTGCGCCGCTACGTGCATGAGTTCTGCGGCACAGACGGGCGCATGGGCAGCAAGTATCTGCTTTTCAATCCCTCGTCGCCAGAGATGGCACTGGCACTCGACGATGAGATGGGCAAGGTGAAAGCTGCTGTGCCTGAGGGTAAGTATTTCTATACGCCGAAAATCCGATGCAGTGATGCCTTTGTGTCGCAACAGATTGCCGCAACGGTGAAGAATGCCACTTACGAGGGCGTGGATCTGTATGCCTCGCCTGAGTCGGGCTTCAACCAGGCCTACTGCCAGCGTTTCGGCCAAGAACTGGTCAATGGCGAGGCACAGTTCTACGACGGTCTTTGCCTTGTCGCATACGCCGCCGCTCTGTCTTTGAAAAAAGGCATTAGCCTGAACGATGCCATCCTCGCCGTGGTGGACGGCCGCGACGGCAAGGGTGGGGCATGGCTGCCTGCCGACATGGCCCGCAACTTTGAACAGCTCTCTCAGGGCTGGACTCCTGACATTGACGGCGTTTCCAGTTCGTGGACGTTTGACGTGAAGACCCACACCAGTGTCTGTGGCAGCACTTTCCGTCGCTGGAGGCTCTACGACGGTCAGTACTTGACAACCGAATATCTAAGCACCGAGGGCTCGCGCCGTACTACTTCCTCCAAGACGATGTGGGACTGGACGGCTTCGCACATGCAGTCTTTCAGTGCCGAAGAGGGTAATGGTCTCAGCTACCCCGCCCTCGACGACCGTTGGGCACTGCTCATAGCCGCCTCGAAGGGCTGGGCCAACTACCGTTTCCAGAGTGATGTCTTCGCTATGTACCAGTTGCTGCGGCAGCATGGGTATGCAGACGACCACATCGTGCTTATCTGCGAGGACGATGTGGCCCACCATGCCAACAACCCGCATCCTGGCGAACTGCGCATCAGCGACACGGGGGCTAACGTCTATGACGCGGCAGCCATCGACTACCGTCTTAGCGACCTCAAGCCTGATGACATCGGCGACATCCTCGCTGGTCGCGCCTCCGACCGCCTGCCGCAGGTGCTCCATCCTGATGCTGATGACAACGTCTTCGTATTCTGGAGCAGCCACGGTTCGCCCGGATCGATGGACTTCGGCGGTTCGCAGCGAATGTTTTATCAGACGATGCGCGACATACTTGAGAGTACTCCCCACCGCAAACTGCTCTTCACTATCGAAGCCTGCTATAGCGGCGGTCTGGGTGACTATTGCCAGGGACTGCCAGGCACACTCTTCATCACAGCTGCCAATCCCTACGAGACCAGTCATGCCGATGTATGGAGTGAGGATGTCGGTGTCTATCTATCCAACGGTTTCACCCGTGGTTTCCAGGAAGCCATCGCCCAGAACCCCACCATCTCATTGCGCGACCTCTACTACACGCTGGCCGCCCACACCACAGGTTCCCATGTGAAGGTTTATAACGCTCCACTTTTTGGCAGCGTCTACAGCAACACCATGGCCGAGTATCTGACCACTCGTTGA
- a CDS encoding C10 family peptidase yields the protein MKKILLTLFAVFFCWVTIYAQQLTEQEAMERALQYINSNKSSANARRMAAPALKGKKKFTPAKTEARKIYAFNMEGGGYVIASADSRTLPVLGYSTTGTIDWDQMPENMRSWLKQYDETIATLGHRMDFKDGEMRKADGEQVNRRASRSAVEPLIKTHWDQTAPYWDQVPTYQGPDLSLRGKQCYTGCVATAMAQVMNYWQWPNAVPDGLPDYNYVIKYNKQKYTWHLDALSPTTFRWDLMLNDYRVWNEETQQYDQLGTDEQRKAVATLMRYCGQSIEMMYSPDGSGAYTSDVAKALFNYFDYNTPQYISHARFPSIDEWEEIIYSELAAGRPMVYCGASDLGGHSFVCDGYDGNGLFHINWGWGGHDDGYFSLAVLNPYNNTSAGSGSSGIGFCIGEGAVIYTDPHMEQQPLLHHDFGSSYYQITPIRLLKNNIAVFYYTFDKTYNEVADHALGAIDSEGNLHPLFMADPNDSIVYSYMVEDYNYFMVEIDSTMFAPGQGIILHPMLRFRHPGEQWQLIPPTDYSMIAGCDKDGRFLMYLNEQNYDLHPTDADITKGTGRLGERSDLTIRVHNNEASDYIGNLYLEPVYLGRINPEEYGTAPVLARGEKMICGAYIPANGEADVTFSFVPEYGGMVALCAYTDNHYIGELPLTLNNDTLANYFPYLENKSYLSKENGQWYWNVELADRTGVKMPHWIPSPNLRLCVRHFLNDKQVKFDRVTDGLYEYLAALPDNIGTGDYTFTYQMPVEVDQPGDYYYDSYLAEVLNNELVSYCCAKVHRFTIDDPTSIEDVKSEDAAGPVFDLQGRLLSGKPTRRGLYIQGNKKIFVR from the coding sequence ATGAAAAAGATTCTATTGACGCTATTTGCCGTCTTTTTCTGCTGGGTGACAATCTACGCCCAACAGTTGACAGAGCAGGAAGCCATGGAGCGCGCCCTGCAGTACATCAACAGCAATAAGTCGTCGGCCAACGCCCGACGGATGGCTGCACCCGCCCTCAAGGGAAAGAAGAAGTTTACGCCTGCTAAAACCGAGGCCAGGAAAATCTATGCCTTCAATATGGAGGGTGGGGGCTACGTCATCGCCTCGGCCGACAGTCGCACCCTGCCCGTTTTGGGCTACAGTACCACTGGCACCATCGACTGGGATCAGATGCCTGAGAACATGCGCTCATGGCTGAAACAATATGACGAGACTATCGCCACACTGGGCCACCGCATGGACTTTAAGGACGGTGAGATGCGTAAGGCGGATGGAGAGCAGGTCAACAGACGTGCCAGCCGTTCTGCCGTGGAGCCTCTCATCAAGACCCACTGGGATCAGACAGCCCCCTATTGGGACCAGGTGCCTACCTACCAGGGACCGGATTTGAGTCTGCGCGGCAAGCAGTGCTACACGGGCTGTGTGGCTACTGCCATGGCGCAGGTCATGAACTACTGGCAGTGGCCCAATGCGGTGCCCGACGGACTGCCAGACTACAACTATGTTATTAAATATAACAAACAAAAATACACGTGGCATCTCGATGCCTTGTCGCCAACAACGTTCAGATGGGACCTGATGCTCAACGATTACCGGGTGTGGAACGAAGAGACCCAGCAGTACGACCAGTTGGGCACTGACGAACAGCGCAAGGCTGTGGCCACGCTGATGCGCTACTGCGGACAGTCTATCGAGATGATGTACAGTCCTGACGGCTCTGGTGCATATACCAGTGATGTTGCAAAGGCACTTTTCAATTACTTCGACTATAACACGCCCCAATACATCAGCCACGCGCGCTTCCCTAGTATTGATGAATGGGAGGAAATTATCTACAGCGAGTTGGCCGCAGGGCGTCCGATGGTCTATTGCGGCGCAAGCGATTTGGGCGGCCATTCCTTCGTGTGCGACGGCTACGACGGCAATGGACTGTTCCACATCAACTGGGGATGGGGTGGCCATGATGATGGCTATTTTTCGCTTGCCGTGCTCAATCCCTACAACAACACCAGTGCGGGCAGCGGCAGCAGCGGCATAGGATTCTGTATCGGTGAAGGCGCCGTCATCTATACCGACCCGCACATGGAGCAGCAGCCTTTGCTGCACCACGATTTCGGTAGCAGCTATTATCAGATTACGCCAATCCGTCTTCTCAAGAATAACATCGCAGTGTTTTACTATACATTCGATAAGACCTACAACGAGGTGGCCGACCACGCTTTAGGTGCCATCGACTCCGAAGGCAATCTCCACCCCTTGTTCATGGCCGATCCGAACGACAGCATCGTTTACTCATATATGGTTGAAGACTACAACTACTTCATGGTGGAAATTGACTCTACAATGTTTGCCCCCGGGCAGGGCATAATCCTCCATCCCATGCTGCGCTTCCGCCATCCTGGCGAACAGTGGCAGCTGATCCCCCCGACAGATTATAGCATGATAGCAGGCTGCGACAAGGATGGCCGCTTCCTTATGTACCTGAATGAGCAGAACTATGATTTGCACCCCACTGATGCAGACATCACCAAGGGCACCGGCCGACTGGGTGAGCGCAGCGACCTCACCATCCGCGTCCATAACAACGAGGCATCGGACTACATCGGCAACCTCTATCTTGAACCTGTCTACCTCGGCCGCATTAATCCAGAGGAGTATGGCACCGCTCCCGTTCTCGCAAGGGGTGAGAAGATGATATGCGGCGCCTATATCCCGGCCAATGGCGAGGCTGACGTCACCTTTAGCTTCGTTCCCGAATACGGCGGCATGGTGGCCCTCTGTGCTTACACCGATAACCATTACATCGGCGAACTGCCGCTCACACTCAACAATGACACGCTGGCCAACTACTTCCCCTATTTGGAGAACAAGAGCTATCTCTCGAAGGAGAACGGCCAGTGGTACTGGAACGTGGAGCTGGCCGACCGCACTGGTGTGAAGATGCCGCACTGGATTCCGTCACCGAATCTGCGCTTGTGTGTACGCCACTTTCTCAATGACAAACAAGTGAAGTTCGACAGAGTAACCGATGGCCTCTACGAATACCTCGCCGCCCTGCCAGACAACATCGGCACTGGCGACTATACCTTCACCTACCAGATGCCTGTTGAGGTAGACCAGCCAGGTGACTACTACTACGACTCCTACCTCGCCGAAGTGTTGAACAATGAGCTGGTCAGCTATTGCTGTGCCAAAGTTCACCGCTTCACCATCGACGATCCTACCAGCATTGAGGACGTGAAGAGCGAGGATGCCGCAGGCCCCGTGTTCGACCTTCAGGGACGTCTGCTCAGCGGTAAACCCACCCGCCGCGGTCTCTATATCCAGGGTAATAAGAAGATATTCGTCCGTTAA
- a CDS encoding MAC/perforin domain-containing protein, translating to MKATKYFFKSLTAVAGLVIMASLCFSCSDDDHDVPPVEVTPLELSEQQVEIGSDGRYYSVTMQVNGSDLSLQDVHATTDADWIRLEADTISRDGRLTFYVKPNTGGRSRDGIINLTLKSQFSILNSQFSVHQRCEAEDDANALNGDSITRKARVGWGYNMLIDYMNPECVTEPILDYEKLVQAEQTWGTIIAEEGRAHQSLSYHSSYSVEEMSSWMSQQTTTEVDFLFVNKSVKKYQQTSEYDLSQQTFGYSSLRKVVATRYVDEGKVQSIIRQGDDIFTREFRDIYNQVNSSPTNENVRQMIQKFGTHLVTYADLGGRLDYSVNFRSEETSRETVEKYLKYKNGKKKEDKDTQTASHAIISNGGLHFDIYGGTEAVIAALENHASTKDRYGQVDPGVLGEWLNSIKTSDPQSVSLVCTTLQPIWQLFTNQEARAKIISHILALAYSEAGEVGARLQDLGLDNYYRFDVTNEMQQFGSDAGSTLAKIIYFQGLPKVEVCNEYVPELRADRRVTIFYPIYKGKTNIRRGFFLGDGENTPAEVTFDQEGGCYVRQLEKYNPDDRITTLYYIDGGFYPTSMGIEIPNYQMTVKDEFLKIQQHPDYAIVKIGPGFWTRTNVEKRLYFGKRLSTTSWHYYEQEYQGVLYADVFYPRNPLMLQCDALGTADSHTGDIPEGYWYLPSTQELNALQQYIGRNPKTLFHRQQTGFEATFDGCMMYHDFLTNEELDNRTLRYQGEKCFIAFKNTRSDRATGGTALMLSSDYSLRECPIEDVYDNWYPVRLYRDSKYRHLDL from the coding sequence ATGAAAGCAACCAAATATTTTTTCAAATCGCTGACAGCCGTGGCTGGTCTCGTGATCATGGCCTCGCTCTGCTTCTCGTGCAGTGACGATGATCACGACGTGCCGCCCGTGGAGGTGACACCCTTGGAGTTGAGCGAACAGCAGGTGGAGATAGGCAGCGACGGACGCTATTACAGCGTGACGATGCAGGTGAACGGCTCAGACCTTTCGCTTCAGGATGTCCATGCCACTACCGATGCTGACTGGATACGCCTGGAGGCCGACACTATCAGCCGCGACGGACGCCTGACATTCTACGTCAAGCCCAATACTGGTGGCCGCAGCCGCGACGGCATTATCAACCTCACATTGAAGTCTCAATTCTCAATTCTCAATTCTCAATTCTCTGTCCACCAACGCTGCGAGGCCGAGGACGATGCCAACGCACTGAACGGCGATTCCATCACCCGTAAGGCCCGCGTGGGCTGGGGCTACAACATGCTCATCGATTACATGAATCCTGAGTGTGTCACCGAACCCATCCTCGACTATGAGAAACTGGTACAGGCCGAGCAGACCTGGGGTACCATCATTGCAGAGGAGGGCCGCGCACATCAGAGCCTCAGTTACCATAGTTCATACAGCGTCGAGGAGATGTCGTCGTGGATGAGTCAGCAGACCACCACCGAAGTTGATTTTCTCTTTGTCAACAAGTCTGTCAAAAAGTACCAGCAGACCTCAGAATACGACCTGAGCCAGCAGACCTTCGGCTACAGCTCGCTGAGAAAGGTGGTGGCTACGCGCTACGTCGACGAGGGCAAGGTGCAGAGCATTATCCGGCAGGGCGACGACATCTTCACCCGGGAGTTCCGTGACATCTACAACCAGGTGAACAGCAGTCCCACCAATGAGAATGTGCGGCAGATGATACAGAAGTTCGGCACGCACCTCGTGACTTATGCCGACCTGGGCGGACGTTTGGACTACTCTGTGAATTTCCGTTCCGAGGAGACCAGCCGCGAGACCGTGGAAAAGTACCTGAAGTACAAGAACGGGAAGAAAAAGGAGGATAAAGATACCCAGACGGCATCGCACGCTATCATCAGCAACGGCGGTCTTCACTTCGATATCTACGGCGGTACCGAGGCAGTCATCGCCGCACTGGAGAACCATGCCAGCACCAAGGACCGCTATGGACAGGTAGACCCGGGTGTGCTGGGGGAGTGGCTGAACAGCATCAAGACCAGCGACCCGCAGAGTGTCTCGCTCGTGTGCACCACGCTACAGCCCATCTGGCAACTCTTCACCAATCAGGAGGCCCGTGCGAAAATCATCAGCCATATCCTGGCACTTGCCTACAGCGAGGCCGGCGAGGTGGGTGCCCGTCTGCAGGATTTGGGACTGGATAACTACTACCGCTTCGACGTGACCAACGAGATGCAGCAGTTTGGCAGCGATGCCGGCAGCACCCTGGCCAAGATTATCTACTTCCAGGGACTGCCCAAGGTGGAGGTGTGCAACGAGTATGTGCCGGAACTGCGCGCCGACCGTCGTGTCACCATCTTTTATCCCATCTACAAGGGGAAGACCAACATCCGCCGCGGCTTCTTCCTTGGCGACGGTGAGAACACTCCCGCCGAGGTGACCTTCGACCAAGAGGGTGGCTGCTACGTGCGACAACTGGAAAAATACAACCCAGACGACCGTATCACCACTTTATATTATATTGACGGTGGTTTTTATCCCACTAGTATGGGCATCGAAATCCCGAACTATCAGATGACCGTCAAGGACGAGTTTCTGAAGATTCAGCAACATCCCGATTATGCTATCGTAAAGATAGGCCCGGGCTTCTGGACTCGCACGAATGTTGAGAAGCGACTCTATTTTGGCAAACGACTGTCGACCACCAGCTGGCACTATTACGAACAAGAATATCAAGGCGTGCTCTATGCAGATGTGTTCTACCCGCGCAATCCGCTTATGTTACAGTGTGATGCTCTTGGCACTGCCGACTCCCATACAGGTGATATTCCCGAGGGCTACTGGTATCTGCCCTCTACGCAAGAGTTGAATGCGCTTCAGCAATATATAGGACGTAACCCCAAGACATTGTTCCACCGTCAGCAGACGGGCTTTGAGGCCACTTTCGACGGTTGCATGATGTATCATGATTTTCTGACAAACGAGGAACTGGACAACCGGACGTTACGCTATCAGGGCGAGAAGTGTTTCATCGCCTTCAAGAATACTCGATCCGACCGTGCCACAGGCGGCACGGCTCTGATGCTGTCGTCCGACTATTCACTGAGGGAATGTCCCATAGAAGACGTCTACGACAATTGGTATCCAGTCCGCTTATATCGTGATTCAAAATACAGACACCTTGACTTATAA